From a region of the Colias croceus chromosome 14, ilColCroc2.1 genome:
- the LOC123697125 gene encoding uncharacterized protein LOC123697125 → MAPMRGERGGSPARGARASLPLPRRLIRQIARHVASSGRSLRRLEVSGRVIDNFDDIDDGSDESDMETPQPARVACAGNAGNLPPADHDDDLTSLSWLQDRNLLRGINLTTKSDMEDTKIIRNEVIIKTESKTPPPLARVPSPPRTPCKAPPSPPAHTHTKPPYSFSCLIFMAIEAAPARALPVKEIYAWIIRHFPYFKHAPQGWKNSVRHNLSLNKCFHKVAAAPGVGKGSLWTVDPQHRSTLLQAFGRQPVPPVEAESEHKNAPDPALFPHLARRLAERPEPGADEYLAAATVLAMKYGPRVMDQVRVCSVAQDRPEPGADEYLAAATVLAMKYGPRVMDQVRVCSVAQDRPEPGADEYLAAATVLAMKYGPRVMDQVRVCSVAQDRPEPGADEYLAAATVLAMKYGPRVMDQVRVCSVAQDRPEPGADEYLAAATVLAMKYGPRVMDQVRVCSVAQDRPEPGADEYLAAATVLAMKYGPRVMDQVRVCSVAQDRPEPGADEYLAAATVLAMKYGPRVMDQVRVCSVAQDRPEPGADEYLAAATVLAMKYGPRVMDQVRVCSVAQDRPEPGADEYLAAATVLAMKYGPRVMDQLPPEAHLVISRCARDEHSYSGGGEERRTAEALLNLAGVACPPPPPPALS, encoded by the exons ATGGCACCAATGCGCGGCGAGCGAGGCGGCTCCCCGGCCCGCGGCGCGCGCGCCTCCCTGCCGCTACCACGTCGACTCATTCGCCAGATCGCGAGGCACGTGGCCTCCAGTGGCCGGTCCCTCCGTAGGCTTGAGGTCTCTGGCCGTGTCATAGACAACTTCGATGACATAGACGACGGCTCGGATGAATCTGACATGGAAACCCCCCAACCTGC aAGGGTGGCCTGCGCCGGTAATGCCGGCAACCTCCCGCCCGCGGACCATGACGACGACCTCACAAGCCTCAGCTGGTTACAGGACAGAAATCTATTAAGAG GTATTAATCTAACAACAAAAAGTGACATGGAagacacaaaaataataaggaaCGAAGTTATTATCAAG ACAGAATCAAAAACCCCCCCTCCCTTGGCCCGCGTACCTTCCCCCCCTCGCACGCCGTGCAAGGCTCCCCCCTCCCCTCCCGCGCACACGCACACCAAACCCCCCTACTCCTTCTCGTGCCTCATCTTCATGGCGATAGAAGCTGCTCCAGCCAGAGCGTTACCGGTTAAGGAAATATATGCTTGGATTATTCGACACTTTCCATACTTCAAACACGCGCCGCAAGGCTGGAAGAATAGCGTGCGGCATAACCTGTCGTTGAATAAATGCTTTCATAAG gttgCAGCCGCGCCAGGTGTTGGCAAGGGTTCACTGTGGACTGTAGACCCACAGCATCGCTCCACGCTATTACAG gCGTTCGGCCGGCAGCCGGTGCCGCCGGTGGAGGCGGAGAGCGAGCACAAGAACGCGCCCGACCCCGCGCTGTTCCCGCACCTCGCGCGGCGCCTGGCCGAGCGGCCCGAGCCCGGCGCCGACGAGTACCTGGCCGCCGCCACCGTGCTCGCCATGAAGTACGGGCCGCGCGTCATGGACCAGGTGCGTGTGTGTAGTGTGGCACAGGACCGGCCCGAGCCCGGCGCCGACGAGTACCTGGCCGCCGCCACCGTGCTCGCCATGAAGTACGGGCCGCGCGTCATGGACCAGGTGCGTGTGTGTAGTGTGGCACAGGACCGGCCCGAGCCCGGCGCCGACGAGTACCTGGCCGCCGCCACCGTGCTCGCCATGAAGTACGGGCCGCGCGTCATGGACCAGGTGCGTGTGTGTAGTGTGGCACAGGACCGGCCCGAGCCCGGCGCCGACGAGTACCTGGCCGCCGCCACCGTGCTCGCCATGAAGTACGGGCCGCGCGTCATGGACCAGGTGCGTGTGTGTAGTGTGGCACAGGACCGGCCCGAGCCCGGCGCCGACGAGTACCTGGCCGCCGCCACCGTGCTCGCCATGAAGTACGGGCCGCGCGTCATGGACCAGGTGCGTGTGTGTAGTGTGGCACAGGACCGGCCCGAGCCCGGCGCCGACGAGTACCTGGCCGCCGCCACCGTGCTCGCCATGAAGTACGGGCCGCGCGTCATGGACCAGGTGCGTGTGTGTAGTGTGGCACAGGACCGGCCCGAGCCCGGCGCCGACGAGTACCTGGCCGCCGCCACCGTGCTCGCCATGAAGTACGGGCCGCGCGTCATGGACCAGGTGCGTGTGTGTAGTGTGGCACAGGACCGGCCCGAGCCCGGCGCCGACGAGTACCTGGCCGCCGCCACCGTGCTCGCCATGAAGTACGGGCCGCGCGTCATGGACCAGGTGCGTGTGTGTAGTGTGGCACAGGACCGGCCCGAGCCCGGCGCCGACGAGTACCTGGCCGCCGCCACCGTGCTCGCCATGAAGTACGGGCCGCGCGTCATGGACCAG CTGCCGCCCGAGGCGCACCTGGTGATCTCCCGCTGCGCGCGCGACGAGCACTCGTACAGTGGCGGCGGCGAGGAGCGGCGCACGGCCGAGGCGCTGCTCAACCTGGCCGGTGTGGCCTGCCCGCCCCCGCCCCCGCCCGCGCTCAGCTAG